A segment of the Nitrospira sp. SG-bin1 genome:
GCCCGGCGAGTAGCAGGCTGAAGGTCGAATCTTCCGGAAGATATCCATTCTGGAAACCGCCTACAGCTGGTAATCGTCCTTCATCAACCAGGTATTTTCTTCGGGTTCTTTTTAAATGAAATGATCGTAAATCCTTATGCGCCTTCACCTCTTCATGACAATGCCGTGCAATTCGGCAGGAGAGTTGCTTTTCCCTGTTTGTGGAGCGCATCATTTTGACGTTTATGAATGACCAATCAGCAGAGAACATCCTCGAAGCGGAGTCCGCGCAGTATCGTGCGCTGTTGGAAGTTTCCGAGGCGATCTCCGCCCACCGCGAGTTGCCGACACTGTTCCGCGATCTCGCACAGCGGCTCCCGGCGGTCGCTCCCTTCGACTTCGTCGGTCTCGTCTTGCACGATTCGGCCAACGGCACGATGAATGTGCATGTGCTCGAAACGGCAGAGGCCCATCGCCTGACCAACCGATTGGATGGATTGCAGATCCCGATGGAAGAGTCTGCCAGTGGATGGGTGTGGACGCACCAGCTGCCGCTGGTCATTCCGTCGCTGTCCGCCGAGACTCGCTTCAAGACCGGAATGGGGGCGCTCCGGGATATCGGGATCCAGTCCGTCTGTTTGTTCCCCCTGACCACGGCCATGCGACGTCTCGGAGCCATCGGCTTCGGCAGTCTGAAGTCATTTGCATTCAACGAGGCCGACGTGGAGTTTTTGAAGCAAGTCGCCAAACTGGTCGCCGTAGCCGTGGATAACGTCCTGCACCATCAGGACCTGAGTTATAAGCAAGACCGGTTGCGTCTTCTCCTTGAAGTATCTGAATCCATTGCATCCCACCGTGAACTCGAAGAGCTTTTCCGTGACCTCGCCCAACGACTTCCTCAGATCGTGCCCTTCGATTACATCAATGTCGTCTTGCATGATCCTGATCGCGATGTCATGCGTCTATGCTTCTTGGTCGCCTCACGGCCCAGCACGATCAGTCCCGGCCTTGAATTGCCGGTCGCTGAATCCCCGGCCGGATGGGTGTGGCAAACGCAAGAACCGCTGATCGTGGATGACGTTCGGCAAGAGCGTCGCTTCCAGAAACTGTTGTCGTTGCTGCAGGACAACGGGGTGAACTCATTCTGCGTCGTTCCTCTGACGACGGCGAGTCGGCGTCTCGGAGCCCTTGGATTTGGAAGCGTAGACCGACGTACGTATCAAGAACCCGAGATCGAGTTCATGCGTCAGGTCGCGAAGCAAGTGGCGATCGCCATCGAGAATGCCCTGAATTACGAACGGGCGCAGTCCTCTCAAGCACAACTGACAAGGGAGCGTGATCATCAGCGGTTGCTGCTCGAAGTGAATAACGCCGTCGTCACCCATCTGGATCTCGACGCCTTGTTCACCGCCGTCAGTGCCTGCTTGAGAAAAGTAATCCAGCACGACGGCTCCAGCCTGCTGCTCTTCAATGCCGACACCGGTCACTGGCGCATCCATGTGTTGGATTTTCAGAGGAATGAAAGTTTCGTCGAGGAAGGAACGGTAGAAGAGACTACGCAGTCTCCGTCCTGCCTCGCCATCAACACAGGCAAAGCCGCGCTGTTCCGAGAACGGGATCTGAAAGAGATGGCCCGCGCTTCGCCTTGCGCGCAGGATCTCCTAGATCGTGGCGTGAAATCATTCTGTTCCCTCCCGCTCCTTGCGCATAAACGCACGCTGGGGGCTCTGAACGTAGGACGACGGCTGGACGATGGCTTTACGCTGGAAGACGTCGAGTTACTCGGCAAGGTCGCGCAACAAGTTGCCATCGCGGTCGAGAACGCAATAGCCTATCGGGAGATCGCCGAGCTTAAGGACAAGTTGGCGAGCGAGAAAGTGTACCTCGAAGAAGAGATCCAGACAGAGTACAACTTCGAGGAAATTGTCGGCGAGAGCCGCGCGCTGAAGCAGGTCCTCAAACAGGTCGAAACAGTCGCCGCCACGGATTCAACCGTCCTGATCCTGGGTGAGACCGGCAGCGGAAAAGAACTCGTCGCGCGAGCCCTGCATAATCTGAGCAATCGGCGAGAACGCACGTTTGTGAAACTCAACTGTGCCGCCATCCCCACCGGCCTGCTCGAAAGCGAGTTGTTCGGGCATGAGAAAGGCGCCTTCACCGGGGCGATTGCCACGAAGATCGGCCGGTTTGAACTGGCCGACCGAGGCACCCTTTTTCTTGACGAGGTGGGCGAGATCCCGCTGGAACTGCAAGTCAAACTCCTCCGAGTGCTCCAAGAGCAAGAGTTTGAACGGCTCGGCGGAACACGCACCATTCGAGTGAACGTGCGCGTGCTCGCTGCCACAAATCGGGACCTTGGCCGTCTGGTGGAAGAGCAGAAGTTTCGCAGCGATCTCTACTACCGGCTGAAGGTCTTCCCGGTCACCGTCCCGCCGCTGCGCGAGCGTCCGGAGGACATTGCCCTTCTCGTCAGACACTTTGCGCAAAAATTCGGGATGCGCATGAAGAAACGCATTGAAGCAGTTCCCGCCGATGCCATGAAAGCCATGCAGGCCTACCCCTGGCCGGGCAACGTGCGCGAACTGGAAAACTTCATCGAACGGGCGGTCATTCTGTCGACCGATTCGACCCTGGCGGTTCCTCTGTCTGAACTCAAGCCGCCTGCCACCCGGTCGCACGATTCAGCGATGACCCTTGAGGATGCCGAACGAGCGCACATTCTGCAAGCCTTGCGCGATTCAAAGTGGACGCTCAGCGGCCCAGCCGGCGCCGCCGCCAGACTGGGGATGAAACGCACCACGCTCCATTCCAAAATGAAGAAACTCGGCATCGCCCGCCCGTCGTAGCATCGGCCTTCGGCAGACGACGAGAAATCGACAACTGTTCTTCAACAACAAGCTGCCGTTCCTTTAAGTAAGCAAGGTAAACAACTGTCTTTGGCTTACCTAGGGGAAGTGCTAGTTCTATCCCACACCTACAGGCATACCATTACGCCCCTTGGTTAGCAGGCTGTTGACGAACTATTTCGGCGTGCCCGCCAGAGGCGATGACGAACGATCTCGGGTGGCACCAGCATCCCTCGCAGGGTGGTCAAAAAGGCCGCCCAGCGCGGCCACAGCGAGCGAAGAGGCGAATCGTATTTTTTTGCCGTACGGTGAGCATCTGAGCGATGCGAGAACAAAGCTGGAGGACGTTTTCAACATCCTGCTAGAGAACAAAAGCAAGAAACCGTCACACGCATTTGGCCTGGAGTATTGAGCGGACCCGCTAGAACGCAGACAGCTCGCTGACAAGGACGCCAGCCAGCCGGTCTTGTGATTTTTTCGAAAACGGACCCTATCGAATTGCGCATGAGTAAAAGGTAGACAGAGTGGCATAACCGAGAACGGTTACGGATCAACGCAAGCCCGTAGACCTGAACATTTACTGAGTCGGATCGTGGACTTTAGCTATGGAGCATCGTCATGGGAGAAATAATCAAAATATTAGGGGTTGCCGGCAGCTTGCGGAAAGAATCTTACAACCGATTCGTTTTGCGGGCGGCAATCAAGCTGGCACCCCGGGAAGCCCAACTCGACACGTTCGAACTCGACGATATTCCGCCGTTTAATCAGGATCACGAGCGCGAACCACCTCACGCGGTGCGTGCGTTCAAGACCGCCGTCAGGACAGCGGACGCAATTCTCATCGTGACACCGGAATACAACTATTCGGTTCCAGGAGTGCTGAAGAATGCGATCGACTGGGCCTCCCGGCCTTATGGTGACAGCGCATGGGACGGAAAGCCTGTCGGCGTGATGGGAGCTTCAGTGGGAACGCTTGGCACGGCGCGGGCGCAATATCACCTGCGCCAAATGTTTGTCTTTCTCAACATGTTCCCGTTGAACCAGCCCGAAGTCATGATCGCTCAAGCCGAAGACAAGTTTGACAATGAAGGGAATCTAAAAGACCCGAACACCACTCAAAGGATCCGAGAATTGCTTGAGGCGCTCATAGGCTGGACGAAGTCGCTACAGAAAGCGAAGACGTCGAGTTGAAAGCGGACTCGATGTTCCGCCCTTGTGGAGGTGGTCATGACTCTCGTACGCGGAAAAAACTGACGGTGACGCCGGTATGAGCCGGCTTTGATACCAAGCATCGAGAATGAAGTAAAGCCACGCGATGAGACTCTTCCCATGAAAGCGATACGGTTGCCTCGAGTCGATGGCCCAGAATCGCTTCTCTATGAGGATGCGCCGAAACCGATTCCGAAAGGCAATCAAGTGCTGGTTCAGGTTTATGCCACAGCGATCACGCCAACGGAATTCGACTGGTATCCCACGTTCCATACTTCTGACGGCGAAACGAGACCTTTTCCGATTATCCTGGGTCATGAATTCTCGGGTGTGGTTGATGCGGTCGGATCGGATTGCACGGGTGTCCAGGTGGGAGATTCTATCTATGGACTGAGCGATTGGTTCATAGATGGAGCGCAAGCGGAATACTGTTTGACCGTCCCTGCCGACATTGCACCGAAGCCGGTGACTCTTGAACATGCTCAGGCCGCGGCGGTCCCGATCTCAGCTCTGACCGCCTGGCAGGCACTTATCGATCGCGGACATCTTTCGGCGGGACAACGGGTGTTGGTCCATGGCGCATCCGGTGGTGTCGGCAGCTTTGCAGTGCAGGTGGCTCGGCATAGGAAAGCTCACGTCATCGCAACAGCCTCGGCGATGAATACCGACTTTGTAAAGGGACTCGGTGCCGATGACGTCATAGATTACAGGAAAACGCCGTTTGAAACGGTCGTCGGAGATGTGGATCTGGTGCTCGATACAGTCGGAGGAGACACAAGAGACCGTTCGTGGGGCGTTCTCAGAAAGGGTGGTCGGTTGGTGACCATCGCGGCGGATGCCGAAGGGGTGAAAGAGCAGCGGGTCCGCAATGCCTTCTTCATCGTCGAACCGAACCGGAATCAGTTGGTGAATATTTCACAGCTCATCGACACCGGCATCCTCCGACCCGTCGTGGGTGCCGTCCTCTCGATGAAGGACTTTCGGCAGGCGTATTCACAAAAGCCGGTGCATGGCAAGAATGTCCTCCGCATCGCTGAGTCATGATGGACGCGCAGGATAAGCGAGAAAGGAACAGGCCGATGATGACGATCGCAACAATTATCACCACAACAGCAAGACAGACACTGCAGTTGACGGCACTGGTAGGGACGACGCTGCTTCTGGGACAAACAGCGTTGGCAGAAGACAACGTGTCGGTGCTGATGAAGCAGCGGTTGGCCGACATGGCCGGCAAAGAGGGCACGGTGATCACCGTGGACTATGCACCGGGCGCCGCATCCGACCTGCACTTTCATCCAGGCTCGGTGTTCGCCTACGTCTTGGAGGGTGCGGTTATCAGTCAATTAGAGGGTGGCGAACCTATGACATACAGAAAAGGCCAGAGTTGGTATGAGTCACCAAAGATACCGCACGTCGTATCGAAGAACGCGAGCAAAACCGAACCGGCCAAGCTGCTGGTGTTTCTGCTGTCACAGGAAAGCGAGTCGCTCGTGATGCCGATGAAATCACCCGGCAGCGCAAAGTGAAGCCATCTGTAGTATCTGAAGCACGTGCCTCGTTTGGCCACTGAACGGAGGATCTATGATGCAGTATGAAAACCGTTCCAACGCTCCCGGTCGCGCGGTCGATGAGGCTTCTCCGGCGGAAACTTTGCAATGGGATGATGTGGTCCGTTTAGCTCGACACGGCAATCCTCCACCTCCGCGCCGAGTGGAAAAGACGGAGGCGCAGTGGCGTGCAATTCTCACCGATGAACAATTCCGTATTACACGTCTGAAGGGGACTGAGCGGGCACACAGCTCGGACATGTGCCGGCTGTTCGAGCCGGGACAATATCGGTGTCTTTGCTGTGATACCGTGCTGTTCGATGCGGTGCGCAAATATCAAAGCCATTCCGGCTGGCCTAGTTTCACCCAACCCGCGACACTGGGCGTGATCGCCTATCACCAGGACGACAGCCATGGCATGCGCCGGATCGAGACAACGTGCAATGTATGCGATGCTCACCTCGGCCATGTGTTTCCGGATGGGCCTGAACCGAGCGGATTACGGTTCTGTATCAATGCCCTCTCATCGCGGAAGGCCGAGGGGTAATCCGCCGAAATCGACGACTTCCGACGCAAGGACAAGTGCACGACGAAAGGAGGATGTCGGTGAGCCGAACTGAAACAGCGATATTGGCCGGTGGTTGTTTCTGGGGTATGCAGGATCTCATCCGCAAGCTCCCCGGCGTGCTTTCGACACGCGTCGGCTACAGCGGTGGTGATGTGCCGAATGCCACCTATCG
Coding sequences within it:
- a CDS encoding NADPH-dependent FMN reductase, with translation MGEIIKILGVAGSLRKESYNRFVLRAAIKLAPREAQLDTFELDDIPPFNQDHEREPPHAVRAFKTAVRTADAILIVTPEYNYSVPGVLKNAIDWASRPYGDSAWDGKPVGVMGASVGTLGTARAQYHLRQMFVFLNMFPLNQPEVMIAQAEDKFDNEGNLKDPNTTQRIRELLEALIGWTKSLQKAKTSS
- a CDS encoding cupin yields the protein MVGTTLLLGQTALAEDNVSVLMKQRLADMAGKEGTVITVDYAPGAASDLHFHPGSVFAYVLEGAVISQLEGGEPMTYRKGQSWYESPKIPHVVSKNASKTEPAKLLVFLLSQESESLVMPMKSPGSAK
- a CDS encoding peptide-methionine (R)-S-oxide reductase, whose translation is MQWDDVVRLARHGNPPPPRRVEKTEAQWRAILTDEQFRITRLKGTERAHSSDMCRLFEPGQYRCLCCDTVLFDAVRKYQSHSGWPSFTQPATLGVIAYHQDDSHGMRRIETTCNVCDAHLGHVFPDGPEPSGLRFCINALSSRKAEG
- a CDS encoding Fis family transcriptional regulator, with amino-acid sequence MHHQDLSYKQDRLRLLLEVSESIASHRELEELFRDLAQRLPQIVPFDYINVVLHDPDRDVMRLCFLVASRPSTISPGLELPVAESPAGWVWQTQEPLIVDDVRQERRFQKLLSLLQDNGVNSFCVVPLTTASRRLGALGFGSVDRRTYQEPEIEFMRQVAKQVAIAIENALNYERAQSSQAQLTRERDHQRLLLEVNNAVVTHLDLDALFTAVSACLRKVIQHDGSSLLLFNADTGHWRIHVLDFQRNESFVEEGTVEETTQSPSCLAINTGKAALFRERDLKEMARASPCAQDLLDRGVKSFCSLPLLAHKRTLGALNVGRRLDDGFTLEDVELLGKVAQQVAIAVENAIAYREIAELKDKLASEKVYLEEEIQTEYNFEEIVGESRALKQVLKQVETVAATDSTVLILGETGSGKELVARALHNLSNRRERTFVKLNCAAIPTGLLESELFGHEKGAFTGAIATKIGRFELADRGTLFLDEVGEIPLELQVKLLRVLQEQEFERLGGTRTIRVNVRVLAATNRDLGRLVEEQKFRSDLYYRLKVFPVTVPPLRERPEDIALLVRHFAQKFGMRMKKRIEAVPADAMKAMQAYPWPGNVRELENFIERAVILSTDSTLAVPLSELKPPATRSHDSAMTLEDAERAHILQALRDSKWTLSGPAGAAARLGMKRTTLHSKMKKLGIARPS
- a CDS encoding alcohol dehydrogenase, whose product is MKAIRLPRVDGPESLLYEDAPKPIPKGNQVLVQVYATAITPTEFDWYPTFHTSDGETRPFPIILGHEFSGVVDAVGSDCTGVQVGDSIYGLSDWFIDGAQAEYCLTVPADIAPKPVTLEHAQAAAVPISALTAWQALIDRGHLSAGQRVLVHGASGGVGSFAVQVARHRKAHVIATASAMNTDFVKGLGADDVIDYRKTPFETVVGDVDLVLDTVGGDTRDRSWGVLRKGGRLVTIAADAEGVKEQRVRNAFFIVEPNRNQLVNISQLIDTGILRPVVGAVLSMKDFRQAYSQKPVHGKNVLRIAES